GTGGAGGCAGCCAGCAGACTGGCACAGCAGGAACACTTCCactagctgtgttgctcatccaTGCTAACCCTCGAACAGCTGCAGGGGATGGgttcagctcagtggttagaacgTCTGCCTGAAGATGACAGGCTCAAATCCccccctctgtgtgtttcttaggataaaagcgtctgctaaacgaatACATGATGCACTGGACATAACTGATGACACGTTACATATGAAACTGCTCATGTCGTTATAGCTTTGCTGTCCACGTTCATCCATGTTCACACCACTATCTTGCCTGTTtgattgtattatttattttaacagGAACAGAGCACAAATAAAATTGCACCCACCAGAGTTAGCTAGCAGCTCATCTAAGTCATCTTGTCTCTGGGCAGGGAGACTAAAAACAATCTTCTGTTCTCTCGTGCTTCCTGCTGGGCAGGACCTCTGACCTGCCACCAGCTGGACCTGTACTTCCAGAACCCCAGCTTCGCCATGGCAACCCTGCCCGAGGCCGAGCCCTCCAGAGACCCACGCAGGAAGTACCACAAGCTTCACCCCCTGGTGGCAGAGATAGTGGATGTGAGTCCCGCTCATTAAGCTGGCGGACTGTTTATAATCACGATGTAATGTAGTCATTTGGCACATGGTTTTTGCAAGGGATGGGGTCGGGGCGGGGTTGAGCGTTCTCGAGAGGTTGCATGTTTAATTtgttgctctggataaaagcttctGTTAAACTAATACGTTATTATTAACTGCATGGTGGTCAGTGTAACCTCTATCTAAAGTGTTGCTCACGGCACTGTTCCTGTGTCGACACGTTTGATCCAATGAGCCggtgattttgttgttgttgttgttgttgtttcagaCATGCCTCCAGATAGATCCGTCAGACAGGATGACCTGCTGCCAGATACTGGGACACCGCTACTTCACCAAGGACCAGTTCCCTGAGAGGTGGGGATCTCCACATCACgatgggtggggtggagagagagagggggggggaggagagggagggaaagagagagggggggaaagagagagtgggggagaggggtgggggggagagagagagggggggagagagggagagagagaggggggaaagagagagtgggggagatgggcgggggggagagagagagggggggagagagagaggggggggagggggtggagagaggaggggagagcgagggagagagaggggggggagggagagagagaggggggagaaagagagaggggggggggagggagaaagagagagagaggggggggggagaaagagagagaggacatttgAGTCACGCGCAGTTTCAGCCTCAGGACTCATGAACCATCATTACATGCAGAGGACATGGTGTTCCGTACAGCCATGATACCTGACCCTGTACGTCCACAGGTGTGTCTGCTTCATCATTCAGGACTCGACTGGCGGACACCCCCAGGGGGTGTCCTGGCACCTCACACCTCTGTCCTGCTGCGTTTTTTGATCTTTATGTCGggcgtagagagagagagggggggggggggcgttcccCTCACCATGACCGTGTGTTTTCTACTTCAGAAAGGCGTTGTTGTTTCGGTTGCTCTCTCACGGCAGGTTCATCCCTGAGATCCAGGCTCTTCTGGAGAAGGACGCCAGGGTAAACAACATGCCCCGGAGcccctccagcctgctgcagaaAGAACTCGCTACAGACACCTCCCCCAACTCCAGGAGACAATGGAAGGTACTGTGAACCAAAACAAGCCCCTCGGGTGAAGAAATGGTCTGttgccaattgtgtgtgtgtgtgtgggtgtgtgtatgcacctGCGTGACCTTTAAACACACCCCTAAGATAGATACATGTAATATATAATGTGATATTATATGATAAGGATACTTTTCTTGATGTGTGCGGGCGTCTTTAAGGAGCCAGAGAAGCAGAGGGGTGGGAAGAAGGAGAAGCTGTTCCGGGCGTCCAGGAGGCCAGAGAGGAAGGTGGCCGACAGCCCCGTGACCCAGACCAGGGCCTCCACCCCAGAGCCCCCCTTGGACAAGgcctccaccccagccaccATCACCATGCCCCCCATCAACACCTCCAACTACCGGTACACCACAGGACACTCCTGCCAGGATCTCATCAAGGCCAGGTCTGTCACCCAGGCTTGGACGACCACAGCTGGCTTGGGTGACAAAAACCCAGCTGGCGTCATAACATGCTGGCTAGCTATCCGTTCCTACGCTGCTGACGCGTTGTTCGTCCTCCGTCCAGCAGGGGCAGCGTGACGCCCCGGTGCCGCTGCGCGTGCCGCTGTGCGTGCAGGAAGGCCAAGCGGCTCCCCAGCCCAGCTGACCCGGCCGGGGGAACCAGCCTGGAGCCTGAAGACGACTCCTCTCAGGTgcagctgacctctgacccctgctcTGCCTGCAAAACACCAGGGAGGATTAGTCTtgtggtgttggtagggggagggaagggggtctCCACAGTTCGCTCCTTCCCATCCCAGGACAATCAGTCTCCCGCAAACCAGATTTCATGCAGttaacccacccccccccccccccccacccctggcaaGACAGAGATCCTCTTCAGAGTCCAGCTTAGATGttgtctgtgtggttgttgGAGGGTGAGGCCTCTATAAGGCTGGCTGGGGCTCTGCCAAGTCCTCTGGCGTTGTTTCCATGGCTACTATGGCCTGAGTGACTTAGCTCTCAGATATGTTGCGGTTTGGGAGAATCTCACTGGGAGCGTTCAGGAGAACAGAACAGGAACAGAACAGGGAGTTTGGAGAGAGACACGCGCATTGGAACCTTAGTGTAAAAACATGCTGTTTGTTTACTGCAATTGTCAGTCTTTTCAAAGCAGTGAATGAGTAATTAGTAAATGGGACTATACTAAGTATACTGTAACCAAGTatactttttttatttgtgtttcatTGACGCGATGGATTGCCACACCCTGCAGCAAGTGGAGCTGACCTGCCTGGCAAAGAAAAAAGCAATGTCTGTCAGGGACCTGCGATTCCCTGGACTTCCTGTCCACCGCCACCAGGTGGAGCTCAAGCTCTCAGATGGTAAACGCAGTTGCTATGGTTTCTCATCCTCCAGCCAGATGTCCTAATAATATCCATCCACCATTGTGCTTTTATGCATGTAGGGCCTGCAGAGCTGCAGGGGCAGTTAGGGATCCCTCAACAACAAACTATTTTGGTTCCTCCAAAGGGTTTCAGGGGCCGAAAAAAGACCTCACACCCAGAGACTAATATAAACTGTGGGGCCTCTGGTGAGCTGCTATGAGCAAGTcacgagggggggaggggggtcaactCTGGTGCAGCCTGCCAGGTTGGGGCGACGCCCAGGTGCAGAAACAAAAGAGGCCCTGCGATCCAGGAGGTTGGATTCatcatctgtttgtttgtttgtggtttgGGAGGTTATATGATGTGGTTATCTGGAAGGGAATAGAATGGAAGTACGGATTGTTGGTTGCCGGCTTGACTGAGAAGTGTAAAGACCGAAACTGGGCATTGTTTGTGTCTGATAGTCAAATGaaaagacaaaaaatatatagagaAAAAGAAATTTACTTCCTCTACatcctcatcccttcatccactcatcccttcatccctccacttTCATCCAGACGGGCGACCCTGTGACCAATCTCTGACTGACTAATTAATTAACAAAGATGAAAATGCAATTTATGTGTGTGCCTCTTTCCTGGTCTTTGATGGTCTGTCTGTCCGCTGGGGGACAGTGTGTTGAGTTATGGAAATGTGTGGGTGACATTGTGGAGCTGGGGGCTGTGTCTAAGCGTGTTAGgcctttgttttgtgttttttgtcaaAACAGGCAAGGTTGTGTCagccacagcctcacacacacacgcagacacaccccatgtctgcatgcacccacacacaaacacgtacataATCTAGCACACATGTACATATTCTggcacatacagacatacatgcataaacatacacaaacacacacatgcacacataagcatagacacacaaacacacacatgattacacacaaacgcgcacacacacacatagtgacaTTCTCGTCTGGTATTTTGGTTACAGTCAAGCCTGCCAAGCATTCGAGGAAAGAGCAGAGCAAAGAAGATTCCAGAATACCTTCATTATTGTCTTTCGATTTCCCAGACCAAGGCAGTAAGTAGGTACGTATCTGACAAGGAGACAGGCTGGTGCTGTTGGAATGATCCCATTACCTGCTCTCTCAAAAGTAAAGCAAACTGCCATTCTATAACGGTAAAACCCCATGGAAACGTTCTAGAACAAAGTTTGAAGTCAATATTGTtgccatgttttgttttttcaggtTCTGAAAAAGCAACTCGGATGAGCTGCGGCGTCCTGTTAATCTGACAATAAACTCAGTGATCAAACACTGAACATATAGAAAATCGCTGCTGACAATAAATGTTCTGGATGCATTTCCAGTTTGATGCAGTGCTTTTTTACGTAGCTGCaaccaacattttttttttattattatgaatAAAGAAATCTCCCACC
The Osmerus mordax isolate fOsmMor3 chromosome 25, fOsmMor3.pri, whole genome shotgun sequence DNA segment above includes these coding regions:
- the LOC136933620 gene encoding cyclin-dependent kinase-like 4, encoding MDLYDNLGVVGEGSYGTVMKCRHKENGHIVAIKKFIDKEDDKNIKKIVTREVKLLRQFHHENLVNMLEVFRFRKRLYLVFEYMDRTVLEELERNPWGLDHHRLRKHIFQILRAVEYLHSNSIIHRDIKPENVLVSNSGVVKLCDFGFARTLAPTGEPFTDYVATRWYRAPELLVGDKTYSKPVDVWAVGCLIIEMSTSMAFLTGTSDLDQLHKIVSKVGPLTCHQLDLYFQNPSFAMATLPEAEPSRDPRRKYHKLHPLVAEIVDTCLQIDPSDRMTCCQILGHRYFTKDQFPERFIPEIQALLEKDARVNNMPRSPSSLLQKELATDTSPNSRRQWKEPEKQRGGKKEKLFRASRRPERKVADSPVTQTRASTPEPPLDKASTPATITMPPINTSNYRYTTGHSCQDLIKASRGSVTPRCRCACRCACRKAKRLPSPADPAGGTSLEPEDDSSQQVELTCLAKKKAMSVRDLRFPGLPVHRHQVELKLSDVKPAKHSRKEQSKEDSRIPSLLSFDFPDQGSK